A region of Oceanithermus desulfurans DNA encodes the following proteins:
- the rpmI gene encoding 50S ribosomal protein L35 — MPKMKTHKGAKGRLKVTARGKVLASKPGKRHLNWHKSGKKIRSKGKKFVLAEGEARRIRDLLPYD; from the coding sequence ATGCCGAAGATGAAGACCCATAAGGGCGCCAAGGGGCGGCTGAAAGTGACCGCCCGTGGCAAAGTACTGGCTTCCAAGCCCGGCAAGCGCCACCTGAACTGGCACAAGTCGGGGAAGAAGATCCGCAGCAAGGGCAAGAAGTTCGTGCTTGCCGAGGGCGAGGCGCGCCGCATCCGCGACCTCCTGCCCTACGACTAG
- a CDS encoding COG2426 family protein: MTLSEVSAWLWVAFVSMLPVVELRGAIPLGLGLGLSPLAALVAALVGNLLVVPLLLWLVPGVVAWLERFPAFKRWWDRLEARVRLKSEDTVQRFGALGLLLFVAVPLPGSGAWTGALIAVVLGLKKRFAGPAIALGVLLAGVLVTLAATGVLKGLEWMAR, encoded by the coding sequence ATGACGCTTTCCGAGGTATCCGCCTGGCTCTGGGTCGCCTTCGTGAGCATGCTCCCGGTGGTGGAGCTGCGCGGGGCGATTCCCCTGGGGCTGGGGCTGGGGCTTTCGCCGCTGGCGGCGCTGGTCGCGGCGCTGGTGGGCAACCTGCTGGTGGTGCCGCTGTTGCTTTGGCTGGTGCCGGGAGTGGTGGCCTGGCTCGAGCGCTTCCCCGCGTTCAAGCGCTGGTGGGACCGGCTCGAGGCGCGCGTGCGCCTGAAGAGCGAGGACACCGTGCAGCGGTTCGGGGCGCTGGGGCTCTTGCTCTTCGTGGCCGTGCCCCTGCCCGGCAGCGGCGCCTGGACGGGGGCGTTGATCGCCGTGGTGCTGGGCCTCAAGAAGCGCTTCGCCGGTCCCGCGATCGCGCTGGGGGTGCTGCTCGCGGGCGTGCTGGTCACGCTGGCGGCCACCGGCGTGCTCAAGGGGCTCGAATGGATGGCCCGCTAA
- the infC gene encoding translation initiation factor IF-3, producing MRRRGRVPPPTKTQHRINEQIRVRQVRVIDESGEQLGIMETRQALDLAKQKDLDLVLVGPTASPPVAKLLDYGKWRYEQQQAEKEARKKAKRQEMKSIKFRVKIDEHDYQTKLGHVRRFLEAGHKVKVTIMFRGREMAHPELGKKILDRVAEDLSEIAVVEMKPLMAGRDMNMVLAPIPPEKRGKARPEREEAASPEKDVQPAADPAQE from the coding sequence ATTAGAAGAAGAGGAAGGGTACCCCCACCGACCAAGACCCAGCACCGCATCAACGAACAAATCCGCGTACGGCAGGTCCGCGTAATCGACGAATCCGGCGAACAGCTCGGCATCATGGAGACCCGGCAGGCGCTCGACCTGGCGAAGCAGAAGGACCTGGACCTCGTCCTCGTCGGTCCCACCGCCAGCCCGCCGGTGGCCAAGCTGCTCGACTACGGCAAGTGGCGCTACGAGCAGCAGCAGGCCGAGAAAGAGGCCCGCAAGAAGGCCAAGCGCCAGGAGATGAAGTCGATCAAGTTCCGCGTCAAGATCGACGAGCACGACTATCAAACCAAGCTTGGCCACGTCCGCCGCTTCCTCGAGGCCGGGCACAAGGTCAAGGTGACGATCATGTTCCGCGGTCGCGAGATGGCCCACCCCGAGCTGGGCAAGAAGATCCTCGACCGCGTCGCCGAAGACCTTTCCGAGATCGCCGTCGTCGAGATGAAGCCGCTCATGGCCGGGCGCGACATGAACATGGTGCTGGCCCCCATTCCCCCGGAAAAGCGCGGCAAGGCCCGCCCCGAGCGCGAGGAGGCGGCCTCGCCCGAGAAGGACGTTCAGCCCGCCGCCGACCCCGCGCAGGAATAG
- the rplT gene encoding 50S ribosomal protein L20, whose amino-acid sequence MPRAKTGVVRRRKHKKILKQAKGYWGSRSKNIKRAKETLLNAAEHSYADRRKKKRVFRRLWIARINAAARQNGLSYSKLMHGLKAAGIEIDRKMLADIAVRDPEGFAALVERAKNA is encoded by the coding sequence ATGCCGAGAGCGAAAACGGGCGTCGTTCGTCGCCGCAAGCACAAGAAGATCCTCAAGCAGGCCAAGGGGTACTGGGGCAGCCGCTCCAAGAACATCAAGCGTGCCAAGGAGACCTTGCTCAACGCGGCCGAGCACAGCTACGCCGACCGCCGCAAGAAGAAGCGGGTCTTCCGCCGCCTCTGGATCGCGCGCATCAACGCCGCGGCGCGCCAGAACGGCCTCAGCTACTCCAAGCTGATGCACGGCCTCAAGGCTGCGGGCATCGAGATCGACCGCAAGATGCTGGCCGACATTGCCGTGCGCGACCCCGAGGGGTTCGCGGCGCTGGTGGAGCGGGCCAAGAACGCCTGA
- a CDS encoding FeoA family protein, producing MRRLSDLPEDTPARIRALRTPPLLRRRLLALGVRPGAEVRVVRRAPLGDPMEIAVGDTLIAIRHAEAAGVELEE from the coding sequence ATGCGACGCCTATCCGACCTGCCCGAAGACACCCCCGCGCGCATCCGCGCGCTGCGTACGCCGCCGCTGCTCCGGCGGCGCTTGCTGGCGCTCGGGGTGCGGCCGGGGGCGGAAGTCCGCGTGGTGCGCCGGGCCCCCCTGGGCGACCCCATGGAGATCGCCGTGGGCGATACCCTGATCGCCATCCGCCACGCCGAGGCGGCGGGTGTGGAGCTGGAGGAGTAG
- the truB gene encoding tRNA pseudouridine(55) synthase TruB, with product MAVYAVYKPLGATSHDVVETARRVLATKKVGHTGTLDPLATGVLVLATGSHTKLVPFLSGEDKEYLAWISFGGSTPTLDAEGPLQPATPWTPDEAALKRALARFLELEEQVPPAFSAVKVGGVKAYEAARRGEALALEPRPVRYHQVELLALQERPEPLRIAPGAEGWRPDPRGRPVELPPELAPLPTAVVRLVVGSGTYVRAFARDLGEALGTGAFLSGLVRTRVGRVVLEQTVPAETLAQARPLAAAEVLPFPAVELDHTEVRRVLQGVPLPIPARGLVALTDRQGRLVAVAEGDGFKLKVRRVFRPED from the coding sequence GTGGCCGTCTACGCCGTCTACAAACCCCTGGGCGCCACCTCACACGACGTCGTCGAGACGGCGCGCCGGGTGCTGGCCACCAAGAAGGTGGGGCACACCGGCACCCTCGACCCGCTGGCCACCGGCGTGCTGGTGCTGGCCACGGGCTCGCACACCAAGCTCGTGCCCTTCCTGAGCGGCGAGGACAAAGAGTACCTGGCCTGGATCAGCTTCGGCGGCAGCACCCCCACCCTCGACGCCGAGGGGCCGCTCCAGCCCGCGACCCCCTGGACGCCCGACGAGGCGGCCCTGAAGCGGGCGCTGGCAAGGTTCCTGGAACTCGAGGAGCAGGTGCCCCCCGCCTTCTCGGCGGTCAAGGTGGGCGGGGTCAAGGCCTACGAGGCGGCGCGGCGTGGCGAGGCGCTGGCGCTCGAGCCCCGTCCGGTGCGCTACCACCAGGTGGAGCTGCTGGCGCTGCAGGAACGCCCCGAACCGCTACGCATCGCTCCGGGCGCCGAGGGCTGGCGGCCCGACCCCCGGGGCCGGCCGGTGGAGCTGCCGCCCGAGCTCGCCCCCCTGCCCACCGCGGTGGTGCGGCTGGTGGTGGGGTCGGGCACCTACGTGCGCGCCTTCGCCCGCGACCTTGGTGAGGCGCTGGGCACCGGCGCCTTCCTGAGCGGCCTGGTTCGGACGCGCGTGGGGCGGGTGGTGCTCGAGCAGACCGTACCCGCCGAGACGCTCGCCCAGGCGCGCCCCCTGGCCGCGGCCGAGGTGCTGCCCTTCCCCGCGGTCGAACTCGACCACACCGAGGTGCGCCGGGTGCTCCAGGGCGTGCCCCTGCCCATCCCCGCCCGCGGCCTGGTCGCGCTTACCGACCGTCAGGGCCGGCTCGTGGCCGTGGCCGAGGGCGACGGCTTCAAGCTCAAGGTGCGCCGCGTCTTCCGGCCCGAGGACTAA
- a CDS encoding ATP-binding protein: MKTHPAVFLEGARQVGKTTLVKKLARELEMRYVTLDDLDLLTSAQADPEGFLTSWDEPLVIDEVQRAPELLLAIKARVDRKRAPGRYLLTGSANVLALPRVAEALVGRMAVLTLYPFSQGELEGRREAFLERAFQGRPHPEWEGADVWERVRRGGFPEAVRLENADRAEWFAGYVRTLLERDVRDISGVEQVAVLHALLALLAERTGSLLNISELSRSLGRPRSTTDKYLRLFEKLFLVHRLPAWAANPTKRLTRSPKLHMVDTGLAVHLARVFNEGALLETFVTMELTKQLSWTTEPYRLAHFRDASGREVDLVLEGPEGLVGIEVKSKRRVGPGDFSGLRVLKRSAPERFRAGFVLHPGPQALPFGDHLWSLPIQAVWRWGNDDPKNGSELE, encoded by the coding sequence TTGAAAACCCACCCAGCCGTCTTCCTCGAAGGGGCGCGCCAGGTGGGGAAAACCACGCTGGTCAAGAAGCTCGCGCGCGAGTTGGAAATGCGCTACGTGACGCTCGACGATCTCGACCTGCTGACATCCGCGCAGGCCGACCCCGAGGGGTTCCTGACCAGCTGGGACGAGCCGCTGGTCATCGACGAGGTGCAGCGCGCACCCGAACTGCTGCTGGCCATCAAGGCCCGGGTGGACCGAAAACGCGCTCCGGGTCGGTACCTGCTTACGGGTTCGGCCAACGTGCTGGCGTTGCCGCGGGTCGCGGAGGCTTTGGTGGGCCGTATGGCGGTGCTGACCCTCTACCCTTTCTCTCAGGGGGAGCTGGAAGGACGCCGCGAGGCATTTCTCGAACGCGCCTTTCAGGGCCGCCCTCATCCGGAATGGGAAGGCGCGGATGTTTGGGAGCGGGTGCGGCGCGGCGGTTTTCCCGAGGCTGTCCGGCTGGAAAACGCCGACCGGGCGGAGTGGTTCGCCGGGTACGTGCGCACCCTGTTGGAACGCGACGTGCGCGACATCTCGGGCGTCGAGCAGGTGGCCGTGCTGCACGCGCTGCTGGCGCTCCTGGCCGAGCGGACGGGCAGCCTGCTCAACATCAGCGAGCTCAGCCGCAGCCTAGGCAGACCCCGTTCCACCACCGACAAGTACCTGCGTCTTTTTGAAAAACTGTTCCTGGTGCACCGGCTGCCCGCCTGGGCCGCGAACCCGACCAAACGGCTTACCCGTTCCCCCAAGCTCCACATGGTCGACACCGGCTTGGCCGTCCATCTGGCCCGCGTCTTCAATGAAGGCGCGCTCCTGGAGACCTTCGTGACCATGGAGTTGACCAAGCAGCTGAGCTGGACCACGGAGCCGTACCGTCTCGCACATTTCCGGGACGCAAGCGGCCGCGAAGTGGACCTTGTCCTGGAAGGTCCCGAAGGCCTGGTGGGCATCGAAGTGAAATCCAAGCGCCGAGTCGGGCCTGGCGACTTTTCCGGCCTGCGGGTGCTCAAGAGGTCGGCACCCGAACGCTTCCGCGCCGGCTTCGTACTCCACCCGGGCCCGCAAGCTTTGCCCTTCGGCGACCATCTTTGGTCGCTGCCCATACAGGCGGTCTGGCGGTGGGGAAACGACGATCCGAAGAACGGCAGCGAGCTCGAATAA
- the feoB gene encoding ferrous iron transport protein B: MATALRTDGMRVVTVGNPNTGKTTLINALAGSNLKVGNWPGTTVDRLEAQLRLPGGTVRLVDLPGAYSLNPTTPEEALAARELLAHPPDVVVNVVDAGNLERNLHLTLELTELGLPMVVALNLMDEAEAKGYTLDPAALERALGVPVVPLVASRGRGTDELLAALERARVPELRLRYPGELDRAAVRLAKRIRHPAGRWIALALLAGEEVPIELDGELLELARQLRGELERVGIDPYLEIENARYVRAHELAQDALLGSEPRLTLTDRVDRWVLHPLLGGPIFLLGMLLAFRFTFLFSTPWVDFIGAVQEVLAGWIAALPLPPLVASFFADGLVGGVGTVISFAPVLFFLYVALAFLETSGFLARAAFIADKMMLLAGLPGRAFIPLILGFGCNVPAVYSTRILTGRFDRLRVGLAIPFMSCSARLVVFTLFAAVFFPRYAAWVVFGLYLLGMVVGLLTAWLLGRAAGQPASSGLMELPPYRLPTMQVVLKQAWARTRSFLEGAGGPILLAVLFVWLLLNLPPGDLEGSLYARVAGWLAPLFAPLGIGDWRLLGALIPGFVAKEVVVGTLAVSYLGAEPTTALGLAQGLGQILATFWASLLTTLGAVPALFGLPQLAPPPPDAPTALQAALRASAAPAAALAYMVYVLLYTPCVATVTALKNEFGRFWAAVAVVYELILAWVLAWGVYRLALLWLGG, from the coding sequence GTGGCCACGGCCCTGCGGACCGACGGGATGCGGGTCGTCACCGTGGGCAACCCCAACACCGGCAAGACCACGCTCATCAACGCCCTCGCGGGCTCCAACCTCAAGGTGGGCAACTGGCCGGGCACCACCGTGGACCGCCTGGAGGCGCAGCTGCGGCTTCCCGGGGGCACGGTCCGCCTCGTCGACCTGCCCGGGGCGTACAGCCTGAACCCCACCACCCCGGAGGAGGCGCTGGCCGCCCGCGAGCTGCTGGCCCATCCGCCCGACGTGGTGGTCAACGTCGTGGACGCGGGCAACCTCGAGCGCAACTTGCACCTCACCCTCGAGCTGACCGAGCTGGGGCTGCCCATGGTGGTGGCCCTGAACCTCATGGACGAGGCCGAGGCCAAGGGGTACACCCTGGACCCGGCGGCGCTGGAGCGGGCGCTGGGGGTACCGGTGGTGCCGCTCGTCGCCAGCCGCGGGCGCGGCACGGACGAGCTGCTCGCGGCGCTGGAGCGGGCGCGCGTCCCCGAGCTGCGCCTGCGCTACCCCGGAGAGCTGGACCGCGCGGCGGTGCGGCTCGCCAAGCGGATCCGCCACCCCGCGGGGCGCTGGATCGCCCTCGCCCTGCTGGCGGGCGAGGAGGTGCCGATCGAGCTGGACGGCGAGCTGCTCGAGCTGGCGCGGCAGCTGCGCGGCGAGCTCGAGCGCGTCGGCATCGACCCCTACCTCGAGATCGAAAACGCCCGCTACGTGCGGGCGCACGAGCTGGCGCAGGACGCGCTGCTGGGGTCGGAGCCGCGCCTGACGCTCACCGACCGCGTGGACCGCTGGGTGCTGCACCCGCTGTTGGGCGGGCCCATCTTCCTGCTGGGCATGCTGCTGGCGTTCCGCTTCACCTTCCTCTTTTCGACGCCCTGGGTGGACTTCATCGGCGCGGTGCAGGAGGTCCTGGCCGGCTGGATCGCCGCCCTGCCGCTGCCGCCCCTCGTCGCCTCGTTCTTCGCCGACGGCCTCGTGGGCGGGGTGGGGACGGTGATCAGCTTCGCCCCGGTCCTCTTCTTCCTCTACGTGGCCCTCGCCTTCCTGGAGACGAGCGGCTTCCTTGCCCGCGCGGCCTTCATCGCCGACAAGATGATGCTGCTCGCGGGGCTGCCGGGCCGGGCCTTCATCCCGCTGATCCTCGGTTTCGGCTGCAACGTGCCGGCCGTCTACAGCACCCGTATCCTCACCGGACGCTTTGACCGCCTGCGCGTCGGGCTCGCCATCCCCTTCATGAGCTGCAGCGCGCGGCTCGTCGTCTTTACCCTCTTCGCCGCGGTCTTCTTCCCCCGGTACGCGGCCTGGGTGGTCTTCGGCCTCTACCTGCTGGGGATGGTCGTGGGCCTGCTCACCGCCTGGTTGCTGGGCCGGGCCGCGGGGCAGCCGGCGAGCAGCGGCCTCATGGAGCTGCCGCCGTACCGCCTGCCCACGATGCAGGTGGTGCTGAAGCAGGCCTGGGCCCGCACCCGCAGCTTCCTGGAGGGCGCCGGCGGTCCCATCCTGCTGGCGGTGCTCTTCGTCTGGCTGCTGCTCAACCTGCCGCCCGGCGACCTTGAGGGCAGCCTCTACGCGCGCGTGGCCGGCTGGCTGGCCCCCCTCTTCGCGCCCCTGGGCATCGGCGACTGGCGGCTCTTGGGGGCGCTCATCCCCGGCTTCGTGGCCAAGGAGGTGGTCGTGGGCACCCTCGCGGTCAGCTACCTGGGGGCCGAGCCCACCACCGCGCTGGGGTTGGCGCAGGGCCTGGGGCAGATCCTGGCCACCTTCTGGGCCTCGCTTCTCACCACGCTGGGGGCGGTGCCCGCGCTCTTCGGCCTGCCGCAGTTGGCCCCGCCGCCGCCGGACGCGCCCACCGCGTTGCAGGCGGCGCTGCGGGCGTCGGCGGCCCCGGCGGCGGCGCTGGCCTACATGGTCTACGTGCTGCTCTACACGCCCTGCGTGGCCACGGTGACCGCGCTCAAGAACGAGTTCGGGCGCTTCTGGGCCGCGGTCGCGGTGGTCTACGAGCTGATCCTCGCCTGGGTGCTGGCCTGGGGGGTCTACCGCCTGGCGCTGTTGTGGCTCGGGGGCTAG
- a CDS encoding pseudouridine synthase, translating to MEEGLRLQKYLVLAGAAPSRRKAEELIRGGRVTVNGAVARLGARVHPGDEVRVGGRKAELPERRVVLALHKPKGYETTRTSRSGAPTVYELLPELPGLHPVGRLDRDSEGLLLFTNDGALTQRLTHPRYGVKKVYRVWSRKGTPPSDLLRKLERGVTLKSGVRVQALKARPKEGGAVITLTEGKKREVRYMMAAIGYPVERLVRVKMGPIRLGGQKPGTWRELSASELGALDRAAFGPEEDEPPPRSAKR from the coding sequence ATGGAAGAAGGCCTGCGCCTGCAAAAGTACCTGGTCCTCGCCGGGGCCGCCCCCAGCCGCCGCAAGGCCGAGGAGCTGATCCGCGGCGGCCGGGTGACCGTGAACGGCGCGGTGGCCCGGCTGGGGGCGCGGGTGCACCCCGGCGACGAGGTGCGCGTCGGCGGTCGCAAGGCCGAGCTGCCCGAGCGCCGGGTCGTCCTCGCGCTGCACAAGCCCAAGGGCTACGAGACCACCCGCACCAGCCGCTCGGGCGCGCCCACGGTCTACGAGCTGCTGCCCGAGCTGCCCGGCCTGCACCCGGTGGGGCGGCTCGACCGCGACTCGGAGGGGCTGTTGCTCTTCACCAACGACGGCGCGCTCACCCAGCGCCTCACCCACCCGCGCTACGGGGTCAAGAAGGTCTACCGCGTCTGGAGCCGGAAGGGCACGCCGCCCTCCGACCTGCTGCGCAAGCTGGAGCGGGGCGTGACCCTCAAGTCGGGCGTGCGCGTGCAGGCGCTCAAGGCCCGGCCCAAGGAGGGCGGCGCCGTCATCACCCTGACCGAGGGCAAGAAGCGCGAGGTGCGCTACATGATGGCCGCCATCGGCTACCCCGTCGAGCGCCTGGTGCGGGTGAAGATGGGTCCGATCCGGCTGGGCGGGCAGAAGCCGGGGACCTGGCGCGAGCTCAGCGCCTCCGAGCTGGGGGCCCTGGACCGGGCGGCCTTCGGTCCGGAGGAGGACGAACCGCCGCCGCGCTCCGCTAAGCGATAA
- a CDS encoding winged helix-turn-helix domain-containing protein, protein MLRRVLDELSRPQTLAQVAARVGVEPGVLWGMLETLERKGYVGLAYSESPACGTVCGACTLRNLCPASGSETPPPTPVWRLTPKGRRALEQGL, encoded by the coding sequence ATGCTGCGCCGGGTTCTCGACGAGCTTTCGCGTCCGCAAACGCTGGCGCAGGTGGCCGCGCGGGTCGGCGTCGAGCCGGGCGTGCTCTGGGGAATGCTCGAGACCCTCGAGCGTAAGGGGTACGTGGGGCTGGCCTACTCCGAAAGCCCGGCCTGCGGCACCGTCTGCGGCGCCTGCACCCTGCGGAACCTCTGCCCCGCTTCGGGCAGCGAAACCCCGCCGCCCACGCCGGTCTGGCGGCTGACGCCCAAGGGCCGCCGTGCCCTAGAGCAGGGGCTCTAA
- a CDS encoding glycerol-3-phosphate acyltransferase, producing MTWTLLPLALLAYLIGAVPVGYWAVRRLSGKSPRLASVYNLGFESAARVLGAGPVLLAFGLDVFKGFLAVYLARGLGLEAALLFAVAAYLGHLYPPPFLAPERPFRPRGGALLVGLLAGLSVTGYPYLQAFLPLVFALVVYALTGYASLAVVTVAFSLALVLMFLPASATAQVLAWVLAVLVIWRYKENLGRILEGTEPKLGEPAPLPGEDQVVCAFMIHPLTLEDFWQSPRFAWLRPLVHAGLVRQAWVERIAEYFRPMKVGEIRGVRTRDGREIRCYLISAPLLPHQITGKPELATRRAIQGARLAAELGATVFGLGAFWSVVGEKGLRVQEAVPEIQVTNGGAYTAGTVKAAIPQILERFEREGKPLSDVTAAVVGANGVVAFGIARQIAPLVGRLILVGRNLERLEKSAETLRRLVARKGATTEIVTTTEIPAIKEADLVFTATSDPAAVIFPDFVKPGAWIYDEGVPPDVDPAVRQLPGVRVIPGGVVRLPGEAEVNLDLRFGGPDLVPACLAETMILAAEEAWERKSLGGQTKSENIQFFVDKAAELGFEVVD from the coding sequence TTGACCTGGACCTTACTTCCCCTCGCGCTGCTCGCCTACCTGATCGGCGCCGTGCCGGTCGGCTACTGGGCGGTGCGCCGGCTGTCGGGCAAGAGCCCGCGCCTCGCCTCGGTCTACAACCTGGGCTTCGAGAGCGCCGCGCGCGTGCTGGGCGCGGGGCCGGTGCTGCTCGCCTTCGGCCTGGACGTCTTCAAGGGCTTCCTCGCGGTCTACCTGGCCCGGGGGCTGGGGCTCGAGGCGGCGCTCCTCTTCGCCGTGGCCGCCTACCTGGGCCACCTCTACCCCCCGCCCTTCCTCGCCCCCGAGCGCCCCTTCCGCCCGCGCGGCGGGGCGCTGCTCGTCGGCCTGCTTGCCGGGCTCTCGGTGACCGGCTACCCCTACCTGCAGGCCTTCCTGCCGCTCGTCTTCGCCCTCGTCGTCTACGCCCTCACCGGCTACGCCTCGCTGGCCGTGGTCACGGTCGCCTTTTCGCTGGCGCTCGTGCTCATGTTCCTGCCGGCGAGCGCGACCGCCCAGGTGCTGGCCTGGGTGCTGGCGGTGCTGGTGATCTGGCGCTACAAGGAGAACCTGGGCCGCATCCTTGAGGGCACCGAACCCAAGCTGGGCGAGCCCGCGCCGCTGCCCGGCGAGGACCAGGTCGTCTGCGCCTTCATGATCCACCCCCTCACCCTCGAGGACTTCTGGCAGAGCCCCCGCTTCGCCTGGCTGCGCCCGCTGGTGCACGCCGGCCTGGTTCGTCAGGCCTGGGTCGAGCGCATCGCCGAGTACTTCCGGCCGATGAAGGTGGGCGAGATCCGCGGGGTGCGCACCAGGGATGGGCGCGAGATTCGTTGTTACCTCATCTCGGCGCCGCTCTTGCCCCACCAGATCACCGGCAAGCCCGAGCTGGCCACCCGCCGCGCCATCCAGGGCGCGCGGCTCGCCGCCGAGCTGGGGGCCACGGTCTTCGGCCTGGGGGCCTTCTGGAGCGTGGTGGGCGAGAAGGGCCTCAGGGTTCAGGAGGCCGTGCCCGAGATCCAGGTGACCAACGGCGGGGCCTACACCGCCGGCACCGTCAAGGCGGCGATCCCGCAGATCCTCGAGCGTTTCGAGCGCGAGGGCAAGCCGCTCTCGGACGTGACCGCGGCGGTGGTGGGCGCCAACGGGGTGGTGGCCTTCGGCATCGCCCGCCAGATCGCGCCGCTGGTGGGGCGGCTGATCCTGGTGGGGCGCAACCTCGAGCGCCTCGAGAAGAGCGCCGAGACGCTGCGCCGACTGGTGGCCCGCAAGGGGGCGACGACCGAGATCGTGACGACGACCGAGATCCCCGCCATCAAGGAGGCCGACCTGGTCTTCACCGCCACCTCCGACCCGGCGGCGGTCATCTTTCCCGACTTCGTCAAGCCGGGCGCCTGGATCTACGACGAGGGCGTGCCCCCCGACGTGGACCCGGCCGTTCGGCAGCTGCCCGGGGTGCGCGTCATCCCCGGCGGTGTGGTGCGCCTCCCCGGCGAGGCCGAGGTGAACCTCGACCTGCGCTTCGGCGGGCCCGACCTGGTGCCGGCCTGCCTGGCCGAGACGATGATCCTGGCCGCCGAGGAAGCCTGGGAGCGCAAGAGCCTGGGCGGGCAGACGAAGAGCGAGAACATTCAGTTCTTCGTGGACAAGGCCGCGGAGCTGGGGTTCGAGGTGGTGGACTGA
- the mqnB gene encoding futalosine hydrolase has product MLIVYPTRGEAGFLRERALEQTSWRGRERLVGPDWQALELGLGKANAAMTLGAFLEAHPEVHRVLLVGVAGAYPGAGLRAGDVVLAAQEIQADLGTVGGLEALGMPALELDARRYYNHLPADPLWTSQLHALLGLTPRPFLTRDAVSETHEEAAELERRWGAAVENMEGAAVAQTALWFGLPWAEVRAVSNLAGVRDKTRWDLPGALEALARSLEPLL; this is encoded by the coding sequence ATGCTGATCGTCTACCCCACCCGCGGCGAGGCCGGTTTTCTGCGCGAACGCGCGCTCGAGCAGACGAGCTGGCGCGGACGCGAGCGGCTCGTGGGGCCGGACTGGCAGGCGCTGGAGCTGGGCCTGGGCAAGGCCAACGCCGCGATGACGCTGGGCGCCTTTCTGGAGGCTCACCCGGAGGTGCACCGGGTGCTGCTGGTGGGCGTCGCCGGCGCCTACCCGGGGGCGGGGCTGCGCGCGGGCGACGTGGTCCTGGCCGCGCAGGAGATCCAGGCCGACCTGGGCACCGTCGGAGGGCTCGAGGCCCTGGGCATGCCGGCCCTGGAGCTGGATGCGCGGCGGTACTACAACCACCTGCCCGCCGACCCCCTCTGGACCTCCCAGCTGCACGCGCTGCTGGGCCTGACCCCGCGCCCCTTTCTCACCCGCGACGCGGTGAGCGAGACCCACGAAGAGGCGGCCGAGCTGGAACGCCGCTGGGGTGCGGCGGTGGAGAACATGGAGGGGGCGGCGGTAGCCCAGACGGCTCTTTGGTTCGGCCTGCCCTGGGCCGAAGTGCGGGCGGTCTCCAACCTGGCCGGCGTGCGCGACAAGACCCGCTGGGACCTGCCCGGCGCCCTCGAGGCGCTCGCGAGGTCCTTAGAGCCCCTGCTCTAG
- the epsC gene encoding serine O-acetyltransferase EpsC, with amino-acid sequence MNVSLEELAARLTAGAEELQLEHLPRPGVVHEAVERLRSLLFPAGGAETNVLAVLREVRAEMVVQVGRALDFARARALPQTSQPRPRYDNPEALVDAWLERLPEVRRRLELDAQAAYEGDPAATSPEEVACCYPGFLAIAYHRLAHELYRLGVPLVPRAISERAHSLTGIDIHPGAQIGERFFIDHGTGIVIGETAVLGRGVSLYQGVTLGAKKFELDEYGNPVKGVPRHPILEDGVIVYAGATILGRVTIGRGSVIGGNVWLTESVPPGSKITHSSEKI; translated from the coding sequence ATGAACGTTTCTCTGGAGGAGCTGGCCGCCAGGCTGACCGCGGGCGCAGAGGAGCTGCAGCTCGAGCATCTGCCGCGGCCCGGCGTGGTGCACGAGGCCGTGGAACGGCTGCGGAGCCTGCTCTTTCCGGCGGGCGGCGCGGAGACGAACGTGCTGGCGGTGCTGCGCGAGGTGCGGGCCGAGATGGTGGTCCAGGTGGGACGGGCGCTCGACTTCGCCCGCGCCCGGGCGCTGCCGCAGACCTCGCAACCCCGTCCCCGGTACGACAACCCCGAGGCGCTCGTGGACGCCTGGCTCGAGCGCCTTCCCGAGGTGCGGCGCAGGCTCGAACTGGACGCGCAGGCCGCCTACGAGGGCGACCCCGCGGCCACGAGCCCCGAGGAGGTGGCCTGCTGCTACCCGGGCTTTTTGGCCATCGCCTACCACCGCCTTGCTCACGAGCTCTACCGCCTGGGGGTGCCGCTGGTGCCCCGGGCCATCAGCGAACGCGCCCACAGCCTGACGGGAATCGACATCCACCCGGGCGCCCAGATCGGCGAGCGCTTCTTCATCGACCACGGCACCGGCATCGTAATCGGGGAGACGGCCGTACTGGGCCGGGGTGTGAGTTTGTACCAGGGTGTGACCCTGGGGGCCAAGAAGTTCGAGCTCGACGAGTACGGCAACCCCGTCAAGGGCGTGCCCCGCCACCCCATCCTGGAGGACGGGGTGATCGTCTACGCCGGGGCGACGATCCTGGGCCGGGTCACGATCGGCCGCGGCTCCGTCATCGGCGGCAACGTCTGGCTTACCGAGAGCGTGCCGCCGGGCAGCAAGATCACCCACAGCAGCGAGAAGATCTAG